Below is a window of Synchiropus splendidus isolate RoL2022-P1 chromosome 9, RoL_Sspl_1.0, whole genome shotgun sequence DNA.
GAAGACAGACACGTGCACATGACGTCACTCGCCCACACGAGGTAATGTTGGCGGCAACATGACGTCACCAGGTGAAAGTGAGGTGGGAGAAAAGCAGTCGGCTCTACCGCAGGGCACGTGCCGCGACCCGCAGTCTGTGTGGTCAGCGCCTGCTTCCCTTGTTTCTCGTCTCCGGCAGCCAGTGATTTGGGGAGGCGCCGTGTGACGGTTCGAACCTTGTAAGTAACGCGGGACGTCCCGAGAACGAGGCGCCAGTGTTTGAGGTGAAACGCGCTCACATCTCCTCCACCACGGCGCCGGGACCCTGGAGCTGACCGACCACGGTTCCAGCTGAGGTGTTCTTCACCCATCCCACCAGGCCGAGGCGCCGTCCCTCCTGCTCGGTGTACTGCgagacacaacacacacacacacacacacgtcgggCTTCAGGCGAGGAGCGCGGCGGCGACTGCGCAGGTGCAGAGGGAGGCACGCGCCTCCGCGCTGCAGGGAGAAAACCTTCCAAAGTCCGGAACTCACCATTCTGAAACACACTCCTGTGAAAAAGAGAGAAGCAGCCGATTAGTGGAGCGGTCGCCGCACGGCAGTCACGTGACCGCCGCGGCCTGCCGCAGCAGAGCGGGTCTATAAAAAGCACCCGCTGCGGAACCCGATCACTGCGGACGGAGAACCGCAGCCAGGAAGACGGACGACGAAGAGGAACGCAGGCACCCACCCTGCACGTGACCGAAGACCTCGAAGTCCACCGACACCAGGCTGGACATCCTGAGAGACGCGCGAGCCTCACGCGCCGCCGGCCGAGCTGCTGCAGTGGCGCTCTGCAGCGCCAGAGGGCGCCACTTGGCCACCGCAGGGCCCCTCGGTCCTTGTAGTCACCACTCAACGCTAGTGGAGGACCTGGCGTCGCTCCAAGTCATGACGTCACACACTCGTCAGTAGCGCGCGTCCCAGCTGTCGCGGGATGATATTTGTCGTCTCTTCCGCTTCCGGGTCTGAGGAAGagcgcgtcgtgattggctcaGCACGGAGCGCCCGCCTCCAACTCAGTTCCATGCACCAGCGAGTGTTTTGATCATGAGTGACCTTGAGCACTGAGTGATTTATTGAAGGCTACTTTTCTCCCATACACGGCTATTGGCTCCCGCTTTagttccgtgtgtgtgtgtcattgaagAGCGCGAACAGAGTGTGTTTTTAACAGAGTCCACGAGATGGCAGCGCAGTCCCGTGACCGCTGCCGCGCCACACGCGCAGGCGATGGAGGCCGCGACCCTGACGAGCACCAGGGACCAAGCGCCGAGCACCGCAGTCCAGTCGTGGCGATGACCACAGCTCATTCATGGACTCATCAGCTGGGACCAGTCCGGCCTCCCACGTGACTGAGGGGGTACGGTCTGAGCCGCTGGGTGCAGTGATGTGTCTGGAAGTCCAGGCCTGCTGACACCAGACATCAAGGCTCTCGGTGCAGAGCTCCACTCCGAGTCTCAGAGCTTTTCACCTGGCTCCCAGGGAACCATAAGTGCCACATGATGCATGGCATCACCAGGGAGACCCGCCATTGGCTCACAGCTGCGCTGCATCAGACTGACGtgttgactcactcactcactcactcactcactcactcactcactcactcactcaccacactcactcactcactcacctccttcactcactctctcactcactcattctctcactcactcattctctcactcactcactcactcattctctcactcactcactcactcattctctcactcacccactctctcactcactcactcactcactcactcactcattctctcactcactctctcactcactcactctctcactcactcactctctcactcactcattctctcactcactcattctctcactcactcactcactcactcactcattctctcactcactcactcactcattctctcactcacccactctctcactcactcactcactcactcactcattctctcactcattctctcactcacccactctctcactcactcactcactcactcactcattctctcactcactcactcactcactcattctctcactcattctctcgctcactcactcactcactcactcactcactcattctctcactcactcactcactcactcactcactcactcattctctcgctcactcactcactcactcactcactcactctgtcactcactcactcactcactcattctgtcactcactcactcactcgttctgtcactcactcactgtctcacaacactcactcactcactcattctgtcacccactcactcactcactcattctgtcactcactcactcattctgtcactcactcactcactcattcattctgtcactcactcactcactcactcattcattctctcactcactcactctctcactcactcactcacccactcactcactcactcactcattcattctctcactcactcactctctcactctctcactcactcactcacccactcactcactcactcactcactcactcactcactcactcactcactcactctctcactcactcactcactcattctctcactcactcattcactcactctctcactcactcattctgtcactcactcactcactcactcattctctcactcactcactctctcactcactcattctctcactcactcactctctcactcactcattctctcactcactcactcactcactcattctctcactcactcactcactcactcattctctcgctcactcactcactcactcactcactctgtcactcactcactcactcactcgttctgtcactcactcactgtctcacaacactcactcactcattctgtcactcactcactcactcactcactcattctgtcactcactcactcactcattcattctgtcactcactcactcactcactcattctgtcactcactcactcactcactcattcattctgtcactcactcactcactcattctgtcactcactcactcactcactcactctgtcactcactcattctgtcactcactcactcactcactcactcattctctcactcactcactcactcactcactcactcattcattctgtcactcactcactcactcactcactcattctgtcactcactcactcactcactcattcattctgtctctcactcactcactcactcactcactcactcacctccttcactcaccctctcacatGCCACTTGTGTTCCTCAGTGCAGAACCTTGTTTGCACACATGTAAACACTGTGTCTGCTCTGCTGTGTTGCTGTGAGGCTTGAAggctgcagcagctctgtgtgtTCAGCAGTCCACGTGCCCCCTGCGCGCacacgcacgtgtgtgtgtgtgtgtgtgtgtgcgtttacaCTTGGATGAGCCTTCTGTTCAGCGTGCAGTCGCTCTGTGAGCTGAGTTTTTAGGTCGCAGTGTTCTTtctgccacagacacacaacattaCACAGGCACACAGAAAAGACACAGagggcgcgcgcacacacacacacacacacacaccaggggaAAGGTTGGGCAGCTGAGTTTGGggcttttctgtgtgtgtgtgtgtgtgtgtgtgtgtgtgtgtgtgtgtgtgtgtgtgtgtgtgtgtgtgtgtgtgtgtgtgtaggtgctGGAGGGTTCAGAGCCTCCACTGCTGTGTAACATGTCCACTCTTTTTAGTAATGtcaaccaacacacacacacacacaccctgttTAATTTCTCTCCTTTTGGGGACGCTGCATTAAAAATACATCCCAAACTGGATCCAAATGACTCACCAGCCACTGAACACAACCTTCAACCCTGAATCTTTTACTCCGACAAGAAAGTTGCAAAACCAAAGTCGATCCGAAGAAGGCGCCGGCTTGTTAGCTTGCTAGCTTGCTGCTCTGTGTGGCGCCATCTTGAGGGACCGACTGGGCCAAATGTTCCTGTGGCTCCTCACCTACTCCTTCCAGCCCTGCCATGGACCACACTGGACCACCATGGACAtcagtgtgtgtggagggaaaCCTTCCCAAGTGGATCCACAGTGAGTCATGAGCGAGCAGAGGCAGAGGCTCAGAGCTGGGCCCCGTCCTCACACGTCCTCCCTCCACTGAAGGTCACTTTACGCACACTCACTGGCCtgcctccttgtggggacctcccttcccccagcctctaaagacatggctcacctgagccaggactctggaccagaccgGCCCACATCAGGCCTCTCCAGCTACCAGCTTGGTTTCCTCTCCGTCGTGGTTTGGCGTTCATGCTACTGAGACGACGGCTCATGAGGTGTTGGACTCACCACCCAACTCAACTCAAAGCCTGTTCCTCAGTTTCCAGCCTCTGTTCCACATGAAGATGGACATATCAGCACTGCTCAGAGGTCACATGGAAGAGCTGGAGAACCTGCGGGAAACCTCTTGCTCAGCCGCTCACatgatcaccatcatcaccatcggcACGTCAGCAGAGCGGAGCTGCTGCTCTCCCTCCagacccactcactcactcacctcagCTTCTCCCGTCCAGTGAGTGACTGAGGTGAGGGGCAAAGGTTGGCAGCAGGAGAACGGAGATGTGggagaggagagaagtgagATCTCCACTCACACCTGTTTGTCTCCCGTCCCTCCTCCACAGCTGGCTctccctctgcttcctgtctgtggaGCAAACGTCATGGCGGCGCTCCTCCTTCACTCCCTGACAGacgccctgcctgcactctcctcctctcctccacatctctctcttccttctcctccctcatcttcagTGACCCTCCTGCCTCGCTCACACTGCCTCCAGAGCTTCGTTCCTCTCCAACTCATCTTCATCCCACTACAGATCACTATGTCATCAGCAACATCATGGTCCACGGAGGCCTGCTCCCTGCTGAGACAGAGGCACCAGCAGGAGCGAGGTCTACACATTCAGCCTGTAGGTGTCGCTCTCTGCCGCGCTCACCTCCACCCCCACCGTCCCAGCGcgctcctggctcagctcacttTTCCAGCAGGGACTTCTTCTGTCTCCAAAACAGGGAGCAGAAGCTGGGGTCATGGGAGGAAGGAAGTTGCCTCCCCCAGTCAGCATCACTCCATGAGGTCCACTGGAAGCAGGTTGAGATTTGGGTCCATGCTGGATCAGGTATCTGGGAGCCGTCCCGTGAGCGCCACACCTCCACAGCACCAAGGTCTTCAGGACTGCCTCAGGTTCCTGTCAGGCGCTGGACCTGGAGCAGGAGGACCGCCGGCCGGACCACGGTCCGTCGGGCAGCCAAGCCGACAGTCTCTTCCCTGCTGGGCGAGTCCACACGCCGCCATGAATCTTTCACGTCCCTATGAAATAATCATGTGGTGCTCGTGGGAGGAGGGAGAAGCTGCGACTGCAGAGGCGCTGTGTTGTGACACGCTGTAAATGACACTTAATACACACACGCGCGTCTGTCTCTCGCTCCTCCTGAGGACCcccctggccatcaccctttccccagcctctgcccctgAACACATCgctcacctgaagcaggactctggAGCCAGCTAGTTTGGCATCTTCACACTCAGATTcaggctgaaccttgtggggacgTTGCACAAGGTGCCCACGAGTGCAGCTTCACGTGGGacaagctgtgtgtgtgacccCAGCGTGACCTTGGTCAgggcctgctgcagcagcatcagTCGCTGAGTTGAGACGACCCCCCCGCTGGAGGGGCCCCGCCGTGGCGGAGCAGCCCTTCGTCACGCGGTGAATAATTCAAGGGCCTCATGATCTATATTTCAGTCGGCGTTTATCACAGCCAGCACCGTCCGTTTCACCGAGGGGCCCATCCTGAGCTGAGCAGGACCAAGCTGCGTTCAGGTGATGGAGGTGGGGGGCGTAAGGTGAGGCGTGTCCGGCGCAGGACGACCCGCCGACGGTCGCCTCTCACGTCGCAGAGAGCAGCTCTCCACTGGTGCTGGTGTCAGGTCCTGCTGCCCCTGGAGCGACACCAGCTCAGGACGAGTGGAAGTGGAGGCAGAGTTCACCCAGGCCAGAGCCAAGGGGGCATCACAGCGGGCGGTGGCTGCAGGGGCGCCGTGGGTTCCCAGCCTGACGTGGCTCCCAGAGCTGGAGCAGAGACGGGTGGTGAGGGCGCTTGAGAGAGGAGATGACAGCAACCTCAGTGGAGGCTTCCATCTCCAAACCATCATCTCATGCTGCAGCAAAGCTCCTGTAAGAGCATTATCTGCTCTAATCTCCAGCACAATAAGACGACTTTGCTCCAGAGAGAAAATGTATCGGTGACCGAGCGTTGACTTCTCCACTTTGGCTCGGGGAACCTTCACCTGAGCGTCTCAGCAGCGTCAGGGCAGGAGGGTGAAGAGACCCGGGCAAGTCCAGCTTAACCCCCTGCAACCACGAGGTGTCTGAGCTGATGAGTCCTGGCTGCTGACGTCAGAGACCCCCCGCCCCCGACACCCTCCGTCCG
It encodes the following:
- the LOC128764537 gene encoding acylphosphatase-2-like isoform X2; this translates as MSSLVSVDFEVFGHVQGVCFRMYTEQEGRRLGLVGWVKNTSAGTVVGQLQGPGAVVEEMKVWLSREGSPSSRITRASFSNQRSIQRLELSGFNTRF